One Luteibacter sp. 9135 DNA segment encodes these proteins:
- a CDS encoding asparagine synthetase B family protein, whose amino-acid sequence MSGLLGCWKSLGSSAQDADGILARMHAGASTTREPQALSRCGSLSLSSFSSSRRADGGTLRSPSGRYVFTLSGDIYGRRGHPADGSVVPYRCRLKTFAEALDRLGIIDAVRSMDAGGVGCLWDEDERCLWLFRDRAGERSLYYRPGLGKFTVSSCLRSIADCPGDMATISPDAVCAYLRFGYVPAPLSIYRDVYKLEPGTLKRFEPTGAPGHAYLAQVDEIPYWDTREHIARSEQEGRQLTFDESVDATHRAIDQSVARRSFGAGTFLSGGVDSSIVTAVLQSHSATPVDTFTVGFDDPGHDESAWAAKVVTALGVRNTHATLAGHQVLDLMGKVPAAFCEPFADSSQIPSLLACQLASSEVGAVLTGDGGDELFFGHSSYSRAMRNARLAQRIPGPLRRAAGRYTSARGERSRLGGVPAVIAEASLSTLEQCYMQRVSKWRHPEQVVRNSTEPGTVFTDPVRQFVGGSDMQRVMYLDLKMDLAEGLMTKVDRCAAAYGIVARHPFLDADVMQAAWRIPAQHLFAGGEHKAVLKAVLEKYLPRELVYRPKVGFGAPVSRWLRGPLRDWAEHHLDPVTLESQGIFDAGKVTALWRDFQSGCNKWHTHLWPILMFQAWMTTRLS is encoded by the coding sequence ATGTCTGGCTTGCTGGGATGCTGGAAGTCGCTCGGGTCGTCCGCACAAGACGCCGACGGCATCCTCGCAAGGATGCATGCCGGTGCGTCGACCACGCGGGAACCGCAGGCCCTGTCACGTTGCGGGTCGCTGTCCCTGTCGTCGTTCTCGTCGTCCCGCCGGGCCGACGGGGGCACGCTGCGCTCCCCCAGTGGACGGTACGTGTTCACCCTTTCCGGCGATATCTACGGCAGGCGCGGGCACCCGGCCGATGGTAGCGTGGTGCCCTATCGCTGCCGCCTGAAGACCTTCGCCGAGGCACTGGATCGCCTTGGCATCATCGATGCCGTGCGGAGCATGGACGCCGGCGGTGTCGGTTGCCTGTGGGATGAAGACGAACGCTGCCTGTGGCTGTTCCGCGATCGCGCCGGCGAGCGAAGCCTCTACTACCGGCCCGGCCTGGGGAAGTTCACGGTGTCGTCCTGCCTGCGCTCCATCGCCGACTGCCCCGGCGACATGGCGACGATTTCACCGGATGCGGTATGCGCTTATCTGCGTTTCGGCTACGTTCCCGCGCCGTTGTCCATCTACCGTGACGTCTACAAACTCGAGCCGGGTACGCTGAAACGGTTCGAGCCGACCGGTGCGCCGGGGCATGCGTATCTGGCGCAGGTCGACGAGATCCCCTACTGGGATACGCGAGAGCACATCGCCCGCTCCGAGCAGGAAGGCCGGCAGCTCACCTTCGACGAAAGCGTCGATGCCACCCACCGCGCCATCGACCAGTCCGTCGCGCGGCGGTCGTTCGGGGCAGGCACGTTCCTGTCTGGCGGCGTGGATTCCAGCATCGTCACCGCTGTCCTGCAATCGCACAGCGCCACGCCGGTGGACACCTTCACGGTGGGCTTCGACGACCCCGGCCACGACGAGAGCGCGTGGGCGGCCAAGGTCGTGACCGCACTGGGCGTGCGCAACACGCATGCCACGCTGGCGGGGCACCAGGTACTGGACCTGATGGGCAAGGTGCCCGCGGCGTTCTGCGAACCCTTCGCCGATTCCTCGCAGATTCCGTCCCTGCTGGCCTGCCAACTCGCGTCGTCCGAGGTCGGTGCGGTGCTGACAGGCGACGGTGGCGACGAGTTGTTCTTCGGTCACTCGTCCTACAGCCGCGCCATGCGCAACGCGCGGCTGGCGCAACGCATACCGGGTCCGCTACGGCGTGCCGCCGGGCGGTATACCTCGGCGCGCGGCGAACGCTCGCGGCTGGGTGGCGTGCCGGCGGTCATCGCCGAAGCGTCGCTGTCCACGCTGGAGCAGTGCTACATGCAGCGCGTGTCGAAATGGCGCCATCCCGAGCAGGTCGTGCGCAACAGCACGGAGCCCGGCACCGTGTTCACCGATCCCGTCCGGCAGTTCGTCGGCGGCAGCGACATGCAGCGGGTGATGTACCTCGACCTGAAGATGGACCTCGCCGAAGGGCTGATGACCAAGGTGGACCGCTGTGCGGCCGCCTACGGCATCGTCGCGCGCCACCCCTTCCTGGATGCGGACGTGATGCAGGCGGCGTGGCGCATCCCGGCCCAGCACCTCTTCGCCGGCGGCGAACACAAGGCCGTGCTCAAGGCGGTGCTGGAAAAGTACCTGCCGCGCGAGCTGGTCTACCGCCCGAAGGTGGGCTTCGGTGCACCTGTCTCGCGGTGGCTGCGCGGCCCCCTGCGCGACTGGGCGGAACATCATCTCGATCCGGTGACACTGGAAAGCCAGGGCATCTTCGATGCGGGAAAGGTCACCGCGCTGTGGCGCGACTTCCAGTCCGGCTGCAACAAATGGCACACCCACCTGTGGCCGATCCTGATGTTCCAGGCCTGGATGACGACCCGGCTCAGCTGA
- a CDS encoding DUF4339 domain-containing protein produces MEDAQIWLGLNGQRFGPYAMDTVRRWHRQGTLDSAALCWREGMSEWLPLDTFLREHPALDAAYAEPPSLEVPPPGLTPRATTVATAPSRNADPIAPNLHWGWVAVLTVVTLGIFALVWMFVQSVWVKKIDPRSKVTVYFIIALACGFAAGVIGDRSPIALLLQVVDVVFIYMGYYSMSASLKRFGAERDLPMDIGGVTLFFFTTWYLQGQMSRIARWQQTGMIEDAPKGIFWAIYGVLMVLLVLGIIVAVRLFS; encoded by the coding sequence TTGGAAGACGCACAGATCTGGCTTGGCCTGAATGGCCAGCGTTTCGGACCGTACGCGATGGACACCGTCCGGCGCTGGCACCGGCAGGGCACGCTCGACAGTGCCGCGCTGTGCTGGCGCGAGGGCATGAGCGAGTGGCTGCCGCTGGACACCTTCCTGCGCGAGCATCCCGCACTTGACGCCGCCTATGCCGAACCGCCCTCGCTGGAAGTGCCGCCGCCGGGCCTGACGCCCCGCGCCACTACCGTGGCGACGGCCCCATCCCGCAACGCCGACCCGATCGCACCGAACCTCCACTGGGGCTGGGTCGCGGTGCTGACCGTCGTCACGCTGGGCATCTTCGCGCTGGTGTGGATGTTCGTGCAGTCGGTGTGGGTGAAGAAGATCGATCCGCGCAGCAAGGTCACCGTCTACTTCATCATCGCGCTGGCGTGCGGGTTCGCCGCCGGTGTCATCGGCGACCGCTCGCCGATCGCATTGCTGTTGCAGGTGGTCGACGTGGTCTTCATCTACATGGGCTACTACTCCATGTCGGCATCGCTGAAGCGCTTCGGCGCCGAGCGCGACCTGCCCATGGACATCGGCGGGGTCACCCTGTTCTTCTTCACCACCTGGTACCTGCAGGGGCAGATGTCGCGCATCGCCCGCTGGCAGCAGACCGGCATGATCGAGGACGCGCCCAAGGGCATCTTCTGGGCGATCTACGGCGTGCTGATGGTCCTGCTGGTCCTGGGGATCATCGTGGCGGTGCGCCTGTTCAGCTGA
- a CDS encoding DUF72 domain-containing protein, with the protein MKRKDNHDDTTRDTDAPAWREHHDDREAAVRVGCAGWSLSSKVASAFPGDGSHLERYAKVFPCVEINSSFYRPHQEKTYRRWAESVPEAFRFSVKMPRTITHERRLQAIEEPLEAFLQQAGGLGSHLGCLLVQLPPSLALDVKTATGFFAALRRATRVPVACEPRHASWFTDRGAAVFDEAGASCVWAHPSPVVDAEPHDDGRLSYIRLHGTPQVYYSAYDEPFIRSIAQRMEQARHSGKDVWCIFDNTARGEAVPNALSLLGMPDLT; encoded by the coding sequence GTGAAACGAAAGGATAACCACGACGACACAACCCGCGACACCGACGCGCCGGCATGGCGGGAGCATCATGACGATCGGGAAGCCGCCGTGCGCGTGGGATGCGCCGGCTGGTCCCTTTCCTCGAAAGTCGCATCGGCTTTTCCCGGGGACGGCAGCCACCTCGAGCGTTACGCGAAGGTGTTTCCCTGCGTCGAGATCAACTCGTCGTTCTATCGCCCGCACCAGGAAAAAACCTACCGCCGCTGGGCAGAGAGCGTGCCTGAGGCCTTCCGCTTCAGCGTAAAAATGCCCCGCACGATCACGCACGAGCGGCGATTGCAGGCGATCGAAGAGCCCCTCGAAGCGTTTCTCCAGCAGGCCGGCGGGCTGGGAAGCCACCTCGGCTGCCTCCTCGTCCAGCTTCCGCCCAGTCTTGCACTGGACGTGAAAACAGCCACGGGCTTCTTCGCGGCCCTGCGTCGAGCGACACGCGTGCCGGTGGCGTGCGAACCGCGCCATGCGTCATGGTTCACCGATCGGGGTGCCGCCGTTTTCGACGAGGCGGGCGCCTCATGCGTATGGGCGCACCCGTCGCCGGTGGTGGATGCCGAACCGCACGACGATGGGCGCCTGTCATACATACGACTGCACGGTACGCCGCAGGTTTATTACTCCGCCTACGACGAGCCCTTCATCCGGAGCATCGCTCAGCGGATGGAGCAGGCCCGTCACAGTGGTAAAGACGTCTGGTGCATTTTCGACAACACCGCGCGAGGCGAGGCGGTACCCAACGCGCTCTCGCTGTTGGGCATGCCTGACCTCACATAA